A section of the Malus sylvestris chromosome 17, drMalSylv7.2, whole genome shotgun sequence genome encodes:
- the LOC126611937 gene encoding uncharacterized protein LOC126611937, translating into MIMKEDLTLADSFALAEKHALWDEARQAEKAPEQPRKELAATQKKDEKQPNKGRQEFKRRDRPTTKEGPMTNNYSKFSIPIHQILRDVKNEPWFKLPKQSKGDTSKLDHTKYCAFHRGPGHTTNDCYTWKNYLEKLVKEGKVDRYLDKPAEQQKRNADGDEEPPTKTIRINGIFAESEHLGATNNSKKRKIQQALLISQVHAVGTQPGPIIGFTEQDAEGVDFPHDDALVVSVQLAHAIVDRMMVDNGSAVNLLQLSVIQKMGLESTIIRRAEVLTGFNGHTSTAIGHIILDVKTPPVVSKQTFTIVSDPSPYNGILGRPWLIKLDAVTSVKYQKIRFRIPGGGVGEIKSDQASSRRCTVQMLKETKKKTFTPVEVTEVQKGKEIAK; encoded by the coding sequence atgatcatgaaagaagacctAACTCTAGCAGATTCCTTTGCTCTGGCAGAAAAGCATGcgctttgggacgaggctcgacAAGCAGAAAAGGCTCCCGAACAACCTCGAAAAGAGTTGGCAGCTACTCAAAAGAAGGATGAAAAACAACCCAACAAGGGCAGGCAGGAGTTCAAGCGCAGGGACCGACCCACGACCAAAGAAGGCCCGATGACCAACAACTATTCTAAGTTCTCAAttccgattcatcaaatccttcgTGACGTCAAGAATGAACCATGGTTCAAGTTGCCGAAGCAGTCAAAaggagatacttccaagttggacCACACTAAGTATTGTGCATTCCACCGAGGTCCCGGTCACACAACCAACGATtgctacacttggaagaactacctagagAAACTCGTGAAAGAAGGCAAAGTCGATAGATATTTGGACAAGCCAGCTGAGCAGCAAAAAAGGAATGCAGACGGAGATGAGGAGCCACCAACTAAGACGATTCGAATCAATGGCATTTTCGCTGAGTCCGAGCACTTAGGGGCTACTAATAACTCcaaaaagaggaagatccagCAGGCCTTACTAATCTCACAAGTTCATGCAGTCGGTACCCAACCTGGACCTATCATTGGCTTCACGGAGCAGGATGCAGAAGGAGTCGACTTCCCACACGACGATGCATTAGTAGTATCTGTCCAACTAGCCCATGCTATAGTCGACAGGATGATGGTTGACAATGGAAGTGCGGTCAACCTACTTCAACTTTCAGTCATTCagaagatgggcctggaaaGTACAATCATACGCCGGGCAGAGGTACTTACTGGATTCAACGGACACACCTCAACTGCCATCGGTCATATCATACTTGACGTAAAAACACCGCCAGTCGTCTCAAAGCAAACATTCACGATTGTAAGCGACCCATCTCCCTACAATGGGATTCTTGGGAGACCTTGGTTGATCAAGCTGGATGCTGTCACTTCcgtcaagtatcaaaaaatcCGATTCCGCATCCCGGGAGGAGGAGTCGGAGAGATCAAGTCTGACCAGGCTTCATCCCGACGATGCACTGTGCAAATgttaaaagaaacaaagaaaaagacctTTACCCCCGTAGAGGTTACCGAAGTCCAAAAGGGCAAAGAAATTgccaaatag